One genomic window of Mycteria americana isolate JAX WOST 10 ecotype Jacksonville Zoo and Gardens chromosome Z, USCA_MyAme_1.0, whole genome shotgun sequence includes the following:
- the COX7C gene encoding cytochrome c oxidase subunit 7C, mitochondrial has protein sequence MLAAGVRRFTTSALRRSHYEDGPGKNLPFSVDNKWRLLAVMCGFFGSGFVAPFVIVRHQLLKK, from the exons ATGCTGGCTGCCGGTGTCCGCAGGTTTACCACCTCCGCCCTCCGCAGGAGCCACTATGAGGACGGCCCTGGAAAG AACCTTCCATTTTCTGTGGACAACAAATGGCGATTACTTGCAGTAATGTGTGGATTCTTTGGAAGTGGATTTGTCGCCCCTTTCGTTATAGTCAGACACCAGCTTCTTAAGAAATGA